One stretch of Deinococcus fonticola DNA includes these proteins:
- the thiC gene encoding phosphomethylpyrimidine synthase ThiC — translation MSLNPEILSTTPFPGSEKRFLTGELHPDVRVPVRAIRQTPTVEAWSGVTRSTPNPDLLVPDTSGPYTDPTVQIDLERGLSVARPWLAHDPRLEVTPRFAAQADLDGPLPFPAVPAPRRARSGQAFTQMQRARAGEITPEMEFVALRETLRQHASFDLTQQHPGEAFGAVIPREITPEFVRAEVARGRAVIPANVNHPELEPTVIGRNFRVKVNANLGTSIVTSSIEEEVEKMVWAARWGADTVMDLSTGRFIHQTREWILRNSPVPIGTVPIYQALEKVGGKPEELTWDLYRDTLIEQAEQGVDYFTIHAGVRLAHVPLTARRRTGIVSRGGSILAKWCLAHHRENFLYTHFREICEIMAAYDITFSLGDGLRPGSIEDANDAAQFAELDTLGELTTVAWEHGVQTMIEGPGHVPMQLIRENMTRQLDVCKEAPFYTLGPLTTDIAPGYDHITSAIGAAQIAWYGTAMLCYVTPKEHLGLPGKNDVREGLMAYKIAAHAADLAKGYPGAQARDNALSKARFEFRWQDQFNLSLDPERARALHDETLPAEAAKTAHFCSMCGPHFCSMKLSQDIRAADVLAGMEAKAREFRESGGELYTDAVGADD, via the coding sequence ATGTCCCTGAACCCCGAGATCCTGTCCACCACGCCCTTTCCCGGCAGCGAGAAACGCTTCCTGACCGGAGAACTTCATCCTGATGTGCGCGTGCCCGTGCGCGCCATCCGCCAGACGCCGACGGTCGAGGCGTGGAGCGGCGTGACCCGCAGCACCCCGAACCCGGACCTGCTCGTGCCGGACACCAGCGGCCCGTACACCGACCCTACCGTGCAGATCGACCTGGAACGCGGCCTGAGCGTCGCCCGGCCCTGGCTGGCGCACGACCCGCGCCTGGAGGTCACGCCCCGCTTCGCGGCCCAGGCCGACCTGGACGGCCCGCTGCCGTTCCCGGCGGTGCCCGCCCCCCGCCGTGCCAGATCGGGGCAGGCATTCACGCAGATGCAGCGTGCCCGCGCGGGCGAGATCACGCCCGAGATGGAATTCGTGGCCCTGCGCGAGACCCTGCGCCAGCACGCCAGCTTCGACCTGACGCAGCAGCATCCCGGCGAGGCCTTCGGCGCGGTCATCCCCCGCGAGATCACCCCAGAATTCGTGCGCGCGGAGGTCGCCCGCGGCCGGGCCGTGATTCCCGCGAACGTGAACCACCCGGAACTCGAACCCACGGTCATCGGCCGGAACTTTCGCGTGAAGGTCAACGCGAACCTCGGCACCAGCATCGTGACCAGCAGCATCGAGGAGGAGGTCGAGAAGATGGTCTGGGCCGCCCGCTGGGGCGCGGACACCGTCATGGATCTCTCCACGGGCCGCTTCATTCACCAGACCCGCGAGTGGATCCTGCGCAACAGCCCCGTGCCCATCGGCACCGTGCCCATCTACCAGGCGCTGGAGAAGGTCGGTGGGAAGCCCGAGGAGCTTACCTGGGACCTGTACCGCGACACGCTGATCGAGCAGGCCGAGCAGGGCGTGGACTACTTCACCATTCACGCCGGGGTGCGCCTCGCCCACGTTCCGCTGACCGCCCGCCGCCGCACCGGGATCGTGTCGCGCGGCGGCAGCATCCTGGCGAAATGGTGCCTGGCGCACCACCGGGAGAACTTCCTGTACACGCACTTCCGCGAGATCTGCGAGATCATGGCCGCGTACGACATCACCTTCAGCCTCGGGGACGGCCTGCGCCCCGGCAGCATCGAGGACGCCAACGACGCCGCGCAGTTCGCGGAACTGGACACCCTGGGCGAACTCACCACGGTCGCGTGGGAGCACGGCGTGCAGACCATGATCGAGGGGCCGGGGCACGTGCCCATGCAGCTCATCCGCGAGAACATGACCCGCCAGCTCGACGTGTGCAAAGAAGCGCCCTTCTACACCCTGGGGCCGCTCACCACCGACATCGCTCCCGGCTACGACCACATCACGTCCGCCATCGGCGCCGCGCAGATCGCGTGGTACGGCACGGCCATGCTCTGCTACGTCACGCCCAAGGAACACCTCGGCCTGCCCGGCAAGAACGACGTGCGCGAGGGTCTCATGGCGTACAAGATCGCCGCGCACGCCGCCGACCTCGCCAAGGGCTACCCCGGAGCGCAGGCCCGCGACAACGCGCTCAGCAAGGCCCGCTTCGAATTCCGCTGGCAGGACCAGTTCAACCTTTCACTCGACCCGGAACGCGCCCGCGCCCTGCACGACGAAACCCTGCCCGCCGAAGCCGCCAAGACCGCGCACTTCTGCTCCATGTGCGGCCCGCACTTCTGCTCCATGAAACTCAGCCAGGACATCCGCGCCGCCGACGTGCTGGCCGGCATGGAGGCCAAGGCCCGCGAGTTCCGCGAGTCGGGCGGCGAACTGTACACCGACGCGGTGGGCGCCGATGACTGA
- the thiE gene encoding thiamine phosphate synthase, translated as MQANPTRPLGVLYLVATPRAGQPEPEFLARVEAALDGGVDTLQLRCKDWEAAPYIALGEKVRELAHARNVPFFINDRVDVAAAAGADGVHLGQNDLPVRWARDLAPQLRVGRSTHRPEDAEAALREAPAYFAAGPVHATPTKPGRAPAGLEYLRHVAALTPPLPWYAIGGIDLHTLDAVLDAGATRVAVVRAVLDAPDPAQAASQLREKLGRVQLTEQAATLHVNGAPHPHTPGLTLHALLRELNISRERVAIAVNDDFHPGGQAPDQRLEAGDNVEIVRVIGGG; from the coding sequence ATGCAGGCGAATCCTACGCGGCCCCTGGGCGTGCTGTACCTCGTCGCCACGCCCAGGGCCGGGCAGCCGGAACCAGAATTCCTGGCCCGCGTGGAGGCCGCGCTGGACGGCGGCGTGGACACGCTGCAACTCCGCTGCAAGGACTGGGAAGCCGCCCCGTACATTGCCCTGGGCGAGAAGGTGCGGGAGCTCGCGCACGCCCGGAACGTGCCCTTCTTCATCAACGACCGCGTGGACGTCGCCGCAGCGGCCGGCGCGGACGGCGTTCACCTGGGCCAGAACGACCTGCCCGTGCGGTGGGCACGCGACCTCGCGCCGCAGCTGCGCGTCGGGCGCAGCACCCACCGCCCCGAGGACGCCGAGGCGGCGCTGCGTGAGGCTCCCGCGTACTTCGCCGCCGGTCCCGTGCACGCCACGCCCACCAAACCCGGCCGCGCCCCGGCTGGTCTGGAGTACCTGCGGCACGTCGCCGCGCTGACCCCTCCGCTGCCCTGGTACGCCATCGGCGGGATCGACCTGCACACCCTTGATGCTGTCCTGGATGCCGGAGCCACCCGCGTGGCCGTCGTCCGCGCCGTGCTCGACGCCCCTGACCCCGCGCAGGCCGCCAGTCAACTCAGGGAAAAACTCGGACGAGTCCAGCTCACGGAACAGGCCGCCACCCTGCACGTCAACGGCGCGCCCCACCCGCACACGCCCGGCCTGACCCTGCACGCCCTGCTGCGCGAGCTGAATATTTCCCGTGAGCGCGTCGCGATTGCCGTCAACGACGACTTCCACCCCGGCGGGCAGGCACCCGATCAACGGTTGGAAGCCGGAGACAATGTGGAAATCGTGCGTGTCATCGGCGGGGGGTAA
- a CDS encoding thiazole synthase, giving the protein MSDSLLLGGRSFSSRLFVGTGKYRDFTVMREALLASGTELVTVAIRRVELKAAGHDGLLDALDLDRYALLPNTAGCRTAQEAVRVAKLARAATGVDWVKLEVIPDAKYLLPDPVGTLQAAEMLVGEGFTVLPYVQPDGVLARALEAVGCAAVMPLASPIGSGRGIRTAELLRTVLDGAGVPVVIDAGLGVPSDAAQAMELGADAALLNTAIAEARDPVAMAHAFALGVQAGRLAWQAGRMAQREAASPSSPPAGAVRLPEVELPV; this is encoded by the coding sequence ATGTCTGATTCTTTGCTGCTGGGTGGCCGTTCGTTTTCGTCGCGCCTGTTCGTAGGAACCGGGAAGTACCGCGATTTCACGGTGATGCGTGAAGCGCTGCTGGCGTCCGGAACCGAGCTGGTCACGGTGGCAATTCGCCGGGTGGAATTGAAGGCGGCGGGCCATGACGGCCTGCTGGACGCGCTGGATCTGGATCGCTACGCGCTGTTGCCGAACACGGCGGGGTGCCGCACGGCGCAGGAGGCGGTGCGCGTGGCGAAGCTGGCGCGGGCGGCGACGGGCGTGGACTGGGTCAAGCTGGAGGTCATTCCCGACGCGAAATACCTGCTGCCTGACCCGGTGGGCACCCTTCAGGCCGCCGAGATGCTGGTGGGGGAGGGGTTCACGGTGCTGCCTTACGTGCAGCCGGACGGCGTGCTGGCGCGGGCGCTGGAGGCAGTGGGCTGCGCGGCGGTGATGCCGCTGGCCAGCCCCATCGGTTCCGGGCGGGGAATTCGCACGGCGGAGCTGCTGCGCACAGTACTGGACGGCGCGGGTGTGCCGGTGGTTATAGATGCCGGGCTGGGCGTGCCCAGCGACGCGGCGCAGGCGATGGAACTTGGCGCGGACGCCGCACTCCTGAACACGGCCATTGCCGAGGCGCGTGACCCGGTGGCGATGGCCCACGCTTTTGCGCTGGGCGTGCAGGCAGGACGTCTGGCGTGGCAGGCCGGTCGTATGGCCCAGCGCGAGGCGGCCAGCCCCAGCAGCCCGCCCGCCGGCGCGGTACGCCTGCCGGAAGTGGAATTGCCCGTATGA
- a CDS encoding FAD-dependent oxidoreductase, giving the protein MNPGPSREAEVVVVGGGLIGACVAFTLRQAGYAVTVLDADLPGAAWRAGAGLLSPDAEGLTPGTPLGVCAAESLRQWPDFARQLEGASGQSVHYREGVRRRQPDGTWAVTPGEAQLHPPSVVRAARQGLPLHPERVLHVQSRAGRVLLNTDQGTWHARAVVLAAGAWSAAFGLPVTPVQGQALLLALDGSADAAAYAGRRRGSGARAYTLTRPDGVYVGATVRHSASVQPDPQARRWLLAAAGRFGLDGASGASTLVGLRPGTPDSRPIVAPHPAHAGVVVATGHGRHGALLAPWTARRVLGLVERALAGSARPTRGSMPVAQGAR; this is encoded by the coding sequence ATGAACCCCGGCCCCTCCCGTGAGGCCGAGGTGGTGGTCGTGGGCGGCGGCCTGATCGGTGCGTGCGTGGCTTTCACGCTGCGGCAGGCCGGCTACGCGGTGACCGTGCTCGACGCCGACCTGCCGGGCGCTGCCTGGCGGGCCGGGGCGGGCCTGCTCAGCCCGGACGCCGAGGGCCTGACCCCCGGGACGCCACTGGGGGTCTGCGCCGCCGAGAGCCTGCGGCAGTGGCCGGATTTCGCGCGGCAACTGGAGGGTGCCAGCGGCCAGAGCGTCCATTACCGCGAGGGGGTTCGGCGCCGGCAGCCGGACGGCACCTGGGCGGTGACGCCGGGCGAGGCGCAGCTTCACCCGCCGAGCGTGGTTCGGGCGGCCCGGCAGGGCCTGCCGCTACACCCTGAGCGCGTACTGCACGTCCAGTCGCGCGCCGGGCGCGTGCTGCTGAACACCGACCAGGGCACCTGGCACGCGCGGGCCGTGGTGCTGGCGGCCGGGGCCTGGAGCGCCGCCTTCGGCCTGCCCGTCACCCCGGTGCAGGGACAGGCCCTGCTGCTCGCGCTGGACGGTTCGGCAGATGCCGCCGCGTACGCCGGACGCCGGCGGGGCAGCGGCGCGCGGGCCTACACCCTGACCCGCCCGGACGGCGTGTACGTGGGCGCGACCGTTCGCCACAGCGCCAGCGTGCAACCTGACCCCCAGGCCCGGCGCTGGTTGCTGGCGGCGGCCGGCCGTTTCGGTCTGGACGGTGCTTCGGGGGCATCCACCCTGGTCGGCCTGCGCCCCGGCACCCCGGATAGCCGTCCTATCGTGGCTCCGCACCCCGCCCATGCGGGGGTCGTCGTGGCAACGGGGCACGGGCGGCATGGGGCGCTGCTGGCTCCCTGGACGGCGCGCCGCGTCCTGGGCCTGGTGGAGCGGGCGCTCGCTGGTTCGGCCCGGCCGACCAGAGGAAGCATGCCTGTGGCGCAGGGTGCCCGGTGA
- a CDS encoding hydroxymethylpyrimidine/phosphomethylpyrimidine kinase family protein → MSALPVALTIAGSDSGGGAGLQADLKVFEAHGVFGTSAVTLVTAQNTLGVHGVHPLPPELVRAQIRAVLDDFPVGAVKTGALGTPAIVAAVAAELRGRNLPLIVDPVLLAKSGDALLDAQALHTLVTELLPLATLVTPNLPEWDALQQAGAPDTLPLLLKGGHGAGETVTDELRTPGHSLTFRAPRLHTRHTHGTGCTLSAAITANLTRGHLLPEAVTAAFAYLQRALHAAPGLGAGHGPLGFRVESAATPGG, encoded by the coding sequence GTGAGCGCCCTGCCGGTGGCCCTGACCATCGCCGGCTCGGATTCCGGTGGCGGGGCCGGGCTTCAGGCCGACCTGAAGGTGTTCGAGGCGCACGGCGTCTTCGGCACGTCCGCCGTGACGCTGGTGACCGCGCAGAACACGCTGGGCGTGCATGGGGTTCACCCGCTGCCCCCGGAACTGGTGCGTGCCCAGATCCGGGCCGTGCTGGACGACTTTCCTGTGGGGGCGGTCAAAACGGGGGCGCTGGGCACCCCGGCCATCGTGGCGGCCGTGGCGGCGGAATTGCGCGGGCGAAACCTGCCGCTGATCGTCGATCCCGTCCTGCTGGCCAAGAGCGGGGACGCCCTGCTGGACGCGCAGGCCCTGCACACGCTGGTCACGGAACTGTTGCCGCTCGCCACCCTCGTTACGCCGAACCTGCCGGAATGGGACGCGCTGCAGCAGGCGGGCGCACCGGACACCCTGCCGCTGCTGCTCAAGGGGGGGCACGGGGCAGGGGAGACGGTCACGGATGAACTCCGCACGCCCGGGCATTCCCTGACTTTCAGGGCGCCGCGCCTGCACACACGGCACACGCACGGCACGGGTTGCACCCTCTCGGCGGCGATCACCGCGAATCTTACGCGGGGCCACCTGCTGCCGGAAGCCGTCACTGCTGCGTTCGCCTACCTGCAACGCGCCCTGCACGCCGCGCCTGGCCTGGGGGCGGGACACGGGCCGCTGGGGTTCCGGGTGGAAAGTGCGGCGACACCGGGAGGCTGA
- a CDS encoding histone deacetylase, with protein sequence MPHPFRAYSPADFGFPLPEGHRFPYYKYAGVRDRLAGLLPILDTPQLTWADATLAHDPLWLRRWRRGEVDAREQREFGLPWSPEVVTRALRAAGGSLAALHDALAVGWGANLAGGTHHAFLDRAAGFCLVNDAAILTRVALRDGLAQRVAVIDLDVHQGDGTASLLTPEMASGRAFTLSIHGARNYPFRKETSSLDIGLGDGVGNAEYLRTLRAEALPALDAFRPDLLLYLAGADVLAGDRFGRFALTLDGVHERNRAVLAWARDAGVPVVTMMAGGYNRDHALTVEAHASVVLDALDIMS encoded by the coding sequence ATGCCGCATCCTTTCCGCGCCTACTCGCCCGCCGACTTCGGGTTTCCGCTGCCCGAGGGCCACCGTTTTCCGTATTACAAGTACGCGGGCGTGCGGGATCGGCTGGCGGGCCTGCTGCCGATTCTGGACACGCCGCAGTTGACCTGGGCGGACGCCACCCTGGCACACGATCCCCTGTGGCTGCGGCGCTGGCGCAGGGGGGAGGTGGACGCCCGTGAGCAGCGCGAATTCGGGCTGCCCTGGTCGCCGGAGGTGGTGACGCGGGCCCTGCGCGCAGCGGGCGGTTCGCTGGCGGCCCTGCACGACGCGCTGGCTGTCGGCTGGGGCGCGAATCTGGCCGGCGGCACCCACCACGCTTTTCTTGACCGGGCGGCGGGCTTCTGCCTGGTCAACGACGCGGCCATCCTGACCCGTGTGGCGCTGCGGGACGGGCTGGCGCAGCGTGTGGCCGTCATTGACCTGGACGTTCACCAGGGTGACGGCACCGCCAGCCTCCTGACACCGGAAATGGCCTCTGGGCGGGCTTTCACACTCAGCATTCACGGCGCCCGCAACTACCCCTTCCGCAAGGAGACCAGTTCGCTGGACATCGGCCTGGGTGACGGTGTTGGGAATGCCGAGTACCTGCGGACACTGCGCGCGGAGGCCCTGCCTGCCCTGGACGCCTTCCGGCCCGACCTGCTGCTGTACCTGGCGGGCGCGGACGTGCTGGCCGGAGACCGTTTCGGGCGCTTTGCCCTGACGCTGGACGGCGTTCACGAGCGTAACCGGGCGGTGCTGGCCTGGGCCAGGGACGCCGGCGTGCCGGTGGTGACCATGATGGCCGGCGGGTACAACCGCGATCACGCCCTGACCGTGGAGGCGCACGCCAGCGTAGTGCTGGACGCGCTGGACATCATGAGTTGA
- a CDS encoding M55 family metallopeptidase, which translates to MKVVISVDMEGVCGVASWVQVSPPEFGGLVNAGEYQVARERMTREAAAAAEGAMAAGATGVLINDSHDTMRNLIPELLPEAVRFTSGNDKPLSMVQGVDEKGVGALLYVGYHARAGSPRGPLAHTWNGFVTNVKVNGVDTGEYGINALVAGHYGVPVVFACGDNVAMAEITQELGQQVVCVAVKEGLSTYSAIHLHPAEAQRLIREGAQRAVKAASTARPYTTRWPAQCELSLNHQARADACERVPGVSRVNARTVGWESPDALHLFQTFRMLAKVGEVRLEG; encoded by the coding sequence ATGAAAGTGGTGATCAGTGTGGATATGGAGGGCGTGTGCGGGGTGGCCTCCTGGGTGCAGGTGTCTCCACCCGAATTCGGTGGGCTGGTGAATGCCGGCGAGTACCAGGTGGCCCGCGAACGCATGACCCGTGAGGCCGCCGCCGCCGCCGAGGGGGCCATGGCCGCCGGCGCGACAGGCGTGCTGATCAACGACAGCCACGACACCATGCGCAACCTGATTCCCGAACTGCTGCCCGAGGCTGTGCGCTTTACCAGTGGCAACGACAAGCCCCTGAGTATGGTGCAGGGCGTGGATGAAAAGGGCGTGGGCGCGCTGCTTTACGTGGGGTATCACGCGCGGGCCGGCAGTCCGCGTGGACCGCTGGCGCACACCTGGAACGGGTTTGTCACCAACGTGAAGGTCAACGGCGTGGACACCGGCGAGTACGGCATCAACGCGCTGGTGGCCGGGCACTACGGCGTGCCGGTGGTGTTCGCCTGCGGGGATAATGTGGCGATGGCCGAGATCACCCAGGAACTGGGCCAGCAGGTGGTCTGCGTGGCGGTCAAGGAAGGCCTGAGCACGTACTCGGCCATTCACCTGCACCCCGCCGAGGCGCAGCGCCTGATCCGCGAAGGCGCGCAGCGGGCAGTGAAGGCCGCCAGCACCGCCAGACCCTACACCACCCGCTGGCCGGCGCAGTGCGAACTGAGCCTGAACCACCAGGCCCGCGCGGACGCCTGCGAGCGCGTGCCCGGCGTCTCGCGCGTCAATGCCAGAACCGTCGGCTGGGAAAGTCCGGACGCCCTGCACCTGTTCCAGACCTTCCGGATGCTGGCCAAAGTCGGGGAAGTCCGTCTGGAAGGCTGA
- the rpsT gene encoding 30S ribosomal protein S20: protein MALRHKSAQKRHRQSLKRRALNRSKKSTIKTFTKKAVAALTGGADVAAAQSKAESLIDKAAKTGTLHKNAAARKKSRLAKAINKAKAAQA from the coding sequence ATGGCTTTACGTCACAAATCCGCTCAGAAACGCCACCGTCAGAGCCTCAAGCGCCGCGCGCTGAACCGCAGCAAGAAAAGCACCATCAAGACCTTTACCAAGAAGGCTGTTGCTGCCCTGACCGGTGGGGCCGACGTGGCTGCCGCGCAGAGCAAGGCCGAGAGCCTGATCGACAAGGCCGCCAAGACCGGCACGCTGCACAAGAACGCCGCTGCCCGCAAGAAGAGCCGCCTGGCGAAAGCCATCAACAAGGCCAAGGCCGCCCAGGCTTAA
- a CDS encoding phosphatase PAP2 family protein, with the protein MDSLWLLITNLGRDEVFITVLALYTLLINPQGGRQVGVVFALSYLTNTALKYSLDLPRPFTADPALASAAARATAGGPGLPSGHAQMSATLWLGLAAVQGRGWWPAAALVALIAFSRLALHVHYPSDVLSGLLLGLAFALLAARVPFTPAGLSRWWPSLLIVLVSLFLPDSTARELGTGLGLLAGFLAARPIFAPPRDLSGRLVVGALGLLVTFAVYFALSALLHDLSSLPAVRVLRYALLVLVVTEGVPALLRRWLPHTLLPAPLPARA; encoded by the coding sequence ATGGATTCACTGTGGCTGCTGATCACCAACCTGGGGCGCGATGAAGTGTTTATCACGGTGCTGGCGCTGTACACGCTGCTGATCAACCCGCAGGGCGGGCGGCAGGTGGGCGTGGTCTTTGCCCTGAGTTACCTGACGAACACCGCCCTGAAGTACAGCCTCGACCTGCCGCGCCCCTTCACGGCTGATCCCGCGCTGGCTTCAGCCGCCGCCAGGGCCACGGCGGGCGGGCCGGGGCTCCCCAGTGGACACGCGCAGATGAGCGCCACGCTGTGGCTGGGCCTGGCCGCCGTGCAGGGCCGGGGCTGGTGGCCGGCGGCGGCCCTGGTGGCCCTGATTGCTTTCTCGCGGCTGGCGCTGCACGTCCACTATCCGTCCGACGTGCTCTCGGGCCTGCTGCTGGGCCTGGCGTTCGCGCTGCTGGCCGCCCGCGTGCCCTTCACGCCAGCCGGCCTGAGCCGCTGGTGGCCTTCACTGCTGATCGTGCTGGTCAGTCTTTTTCTGCCCGACAGTACCGCACGTGAACTGGGCACCGGGTTGGGTCTGCTGGCGGGCTTCCTGGCGGCGCGGCCCATCTTTGCCCCGCCGCGCGATCTGAGCGGGCGCCTGGTGGTGGGCGCCCTGGGCCTGCTCGTCACCTTCGCGGTGTACTTTGCGCTCTCCGCGCTGCTGCACGACCTGAGCAGCCTGCCCGCCGTGCGTGTGCTGCGCTACGCCCTCCTGGTGTTGGTGGTGACCGAGGGGGTGCCTGCGCTGCTGCGCCGCTGGTTGCCCCACACCCTCCTGCCTGCCCCGCTTCCCGCACGCGCATGA
- a CDS encoding RecX family transcriptional regulator: MRKGGRRSEPEEQPPGESARPTRPKSREELRDALLGYAFRALGQRALSASELRSKLERRSEDAELIAEVMARVQELGYQQDEQVARIETSRRGVGAFRVRQTLKRRGLDTELIDETIRSIDPDQEHAAAVELLTRRWPSIARKRDPRAAAYALLARRGFPGSVIWPALAQVAQEAAESGDFAEPDHE; the protein is encoded by the coding sequence ATGAGGAAGGGCGGACGCCGTTCCGAACCGGAAGAACAACCGCCCGGCGAGTCGGCGCGGCCCACCCGCCCGAAAAGCCGCGAGGAACTGCGTGATGCTCTGCTCGGCTACGCCTTCCGTGCCCTGGGGCAGCGCGCCCTGAGTGCCAGCGAACTGCGCAGCAAACTGGAGCGCCGCAGCGAGGACGCCGAACTGATCGCCGAGGTGATGGCCCGCGTGCAGGAACTCGGGTACCAGCAAGACGAGCAGGTGGCGCGCATCGAAACGTCGCGCCGGGGCGTCGGGGCGTTCCGGGTACGGCAAACCCTCAAGCGGCGCGGCCTGGACACCGAACTCATCGACGAGACCATCCGCAGCATCGACCCGGATCAGGAACACGCCGCCGCCGTGGAACTGCTCACCCGCCGCTGGCCGTCTATTGCGCGCAAACGCGACCCGCGCGCCGCCGCCTACGCCCTGCTGGCCCGCCGGGGCTTTCCGGGCAGTGTCATCTGGCCCGCGCTGGCGCAGGTCGCGCAGGAGGCCGCCGAATCAGGCGACTTCGCCGAGCCTGACCACGAATAA
- a CDS encoding metallophosphoesterase, with the protein MRVFAIADLHLSTVTPKPMTIFGPQWAGHPQAIWDEWRRTVREDDVVLLPGDLSWAMRLPDALVDLSLLSALPGKKVLLRGNHDYWWPTAAKLRAALPADQHAIVNDAMRLGNVVIAGSRGWVTPGHDPLNAEDDRLLAREAERLKLSLQAARQLRQPGDHFILMLHYPPATPPYPANPLLSVIADARPDMVIFGHLHGVSPERVMTHVNGIPAHLVAADALRFKPKLLLDTGDGAAS; encoded by the coding sequence ATGCGCGTATTCGCCATTGCCGACCTGCACCTGTCCACCGTGACGCCCAAACCCATGACCATCTTCGGGCCGCAGTGGGCCGGGCATCCCCAGGCCATCTGGGACGAGTGGCGCAGAACCGTGCGTGAAGACGACGTGGTGCTGCTTCCCGGCGACCTCTCGTGGGCCATGCGCCTCCCCGACGCGCTGGTCGACCTAAGCCTCCTCAGCGCCCTGCCCGGTAAAAAAGTGCTGCTGCGCGGCAACCACGACTACTGGTGGCCGACCGCTGCCAAACTTCGCGCTGCCCTGCCGGCCGACCAGCACGCCATCGTCAACGACGCCATGCGCCTCGGCAACGTCGTCATCGCCGGGTCACGCGGCTGGGTCACGCCCGGCCACGACCCCCTGAATGCCGAGGACGACCGCCTGCTCGCCCGCGAAGCCGAACGCCTGAAACTCAGCCTGCAAGCCGCGCGGCAGCTGCGCCAGCCCGGCGACCACTTCATCCTGATGCTGCACTACCCGCCCGCCACGCCCCCCTACCCTGCCAACCCGCTGCTGAGCGTCATCGCCGACGCCCGGCCTGACATGGTGATTTTCGGGCACCTGCACGGCGTGTCACCCGAACGCGTGATGACGCACGTGAACGGTATTCCTGCGCACCTTGTCGCGGCGGACGCCCTGCGCTTCAAGCCCAAACTGCTGCTGGATACCGGGGATGGGGCCGCGTCATGA
- a CDS encoding GNAT family N-acetyltransferase — protein MDAKGVPDVPAEEWLKAPALPGRFITLEALTGAHAPDIQAGADAGTVQFLSRGGPLENSVAAWATYIAQLNAIPGRVNWAVLQGGVALGRISYSETKSSDRWVEIGTMLLPAAQGTKVNPEAKLLLMTRAFEVLGAHRVHFKVDARNARSRRAMHKLGAVEEGTLRQYQVRSDGHSRDSVMFSVLRDEWPQVKAGLQARLG, from the coding sequence ATGGATGCAAAAGGTGTTCCCGACGTTCCGGCGGAGGAGTGGCTCAAGGCCCCTGCCCTGCCGGGACGCTTCATTACGCTGGAAGCCCTGACGGGGGCGCACGCGCCGGACATTCAGGCGGGCGCGGACGCGGGAACGGTGCAGTTCCTTTCGCGTGGCGGGCCGCTGGAGAACAGCGTAGCGGCGTGGGCGACGTACATCGCCCAGCTCAACGCTATTCCGGGCCGCGTGAACTGGGCGGTGTTGCAAGGCGGGGTGGCGCTGGGCCGCATCAGTTACAGCGAAACGAAAAGCAGTGACCGCTGGGTGGAGATCGGCACGATGTTGCTGCCCGCCGCGCAGGGAACGAAGGTGAACCCGGAAGCGAAACTGCTGCTGATGACCCGCGCCTTCGAGGTGCTGGGCGCCCACCGCGTTCACTTCAAGGTGGATGCCCGCAATGCGCGCAGCCGCCGCGCCATGCATAAATTGGGCGCCGTCGAGGAAGGCACGCTGCGGCAGTATCAGGTGCGTTCCGACGGCCACTCCCGTGACAGCGTGATGTTCAGCGTCCTGCGCGACGAGTGGCCCCAGGTGAAAGCCGGACTGCAAGCCCGCCTCGGGTAA